One Mycobacterium kubicae genomic window carries:
- a CDS encoding DUF4334 domain-containing protein, producing MSDARAKFTEFTQRSGAIPDQELDEFWAGLPPATVDDMIGEWRGGEFVTGHKMNGRLEKAKWFGKTFKSITDVQPLVCLDDDGNKFSNVAMGKGEASLWLEDFRGEVTATMVYDGQPVHDHFKVIDDDAVMGIMNGKGVVENGRYFYFYLERV from the coding sequence GTGAGTGACGCCCGCGCGAAGTTCACCGAGTTCACCCAACGCAGCGGCGCCATCCCCGACCAGGAGCTCGACGAATTCTGGGCCGGCCTGCCGCCCGCCACCGTGGACGACATGATCGGCGAATGGCGCGGCGGCGAGTTCGTCACCGGCCACAAGATGAACGGCCGACTGGAGAAGGCCAAGTGGTTCGGCAAGACGTTCAAGTCGATCACCGACGTGCAGCCGCTGGTCTGCCTGGACGACGACGGCAACAAGTTCTCCAACGTCGCGATGGGCAAGGGAGAAGCCAGCCTGTGGCTGGAAGACTTCCGCGGCGAGGTCACCGCGACGATGGTCTACGACGGCCAGCCCGTGCACGACCACTTCAAGGTCATCGACGACGACGCGGTGATGGGCATCATGAACGGCAAAGGTGTGGTCGAGAACGGCCGATACTTCTACTTCTACCTCGAGCGGGTGTAG
- a CDS encoding TIGR03086 family metal-binding protein, whose protein sequence is MPRDLRPGPDSPPTDELRSAELALGIMQEVVQTISRDDLSRQTPCTEYDVAALTTHVVNSITAIGGMVQAEFPPHDEDDSVERQIIMRARPALDAWHRHGLDGAVQLGDGEMPAKVAVAALSLELLVHAWDYAVALGRDVEVPDSLAEYVLGLAQRIIKSEQRSVAGFDDPVDVAADARGLDRLVAFTGRNPAR, encoded by the coding sequence ATGCCTCGTGACTTGCGACCCGGACCAGATTCCCCGCCCACCGACGAGCTGCGCAGCGCCGAATTGGCACTGGGCATCATGCAAGAAGTCGTACAGACGATCTCGCGCGACGACCTGTCCCGGCAGACGCCGTGCACCGAGTACGACGTGGCCGCGCTGACCACGCATGTGGTGAACTCCATCACCGCCATCGGCGGCATGGTGCAAGCGGAGTTTCCGCCGCATGACGAGGACGATTCGGTGGAGCGGCAGATCATCATGCGGGCCCGTCCGGCGCTGGACGCCTGGCACCGCCACGGCCTGGACGGCGCGGTGCAGCTGGGCGACGGTGAGATGCCGGCGAAGGTCGCGGTGGCCGCGCTGTCCCTCGAATTGCTGGTGCACGCCTGGGATTACGCGGTCGCGCTGGGCCGCGACGTCGAAGTGCCCGATTCGCTGGCCGAGTATGTGTTGGGTTTGGCGCAGCGGATCATCAAGTCAGAGCAGCGCAGCGTCGCCGGGTTCGACGACCCGGTCGACGTGGCCGCGGATGCCCGGGGGCTGGACCGGCTGGTCGCCTTCACCGGGCGTAACCCGGCCCGCTAG
- a CDS encoding crotonase/enoyl-CoA hydratase family protein has translation MVAETYESVTVEIKDQVAQVTLIGPGKGNAMGPAFWSEMPELFAALDADRDVRAIVLTGSGRNFSYGLDVPAMGGSFAPLLSGDALAGPRATFHAEIKRMQNAISAVADCRTPTIASVHGWCIGGGVDLISAVDIRYASADAKFSVREVKLAIVADVGSLARLPLILNDGHLRELALTGKDIDAPRAEKIGLVNDVYDDADATLAAAHATAAEIAANPPLTVHGIKDVLDQQRISAVSESLRYVAAWNAAFLPSKDLTEGISATFAKRPPQFTGE, from the coding sequence ATGGTTGCCGAAACTTATGAGTCCGTCACCGTCGAGATCAAGGATCAGGTCGCGCAGGTGACGCTGATCGGACCGGGCAAGGGCAACGCGATGGGACCCGCGTTCTGGTCGGAGATGCCGGAGCTGTTCGCCGCACTGGACGCCGACCGCGATGTGCGCGCCATCGTGCTCACCGGATCGGGCCGCAATTTCAGCTACGGCCTGGACGTGCCCGCCATGGGCGGGTCCTTCGCCCCGCTGCTGTCCGGGGACGCGCTGGCCGGGCCGCGTGCGACTTTCCATGCCGAGATCAAGCGCATGCAGAACGCGATCAGTGCGGTCGCCGACTGCCGCACACCCACCATCGCCTCGGTGCACGGCTGGTGCATCGGCGGTGGGGTCGACCTGATCTCTGCGGTCGACATCCGCTACGCCAGCGCCGACGCCAAGTTCTCCGTGCGTGAGGTCAAACTCGCGATCGTCGCCGACGTCGGCAGCCTGGCCCGCCTGCCGCTGATCCTCAACGACGGCCATCTGCGCGAACTGGCGTTGACCGGAAAGGACATCGACGCCCCCCGCGCCGAGAAGATCGGCCTGGTCAACGACGTGTACGACGACGCCGACGCCACCCTGGCCGCCGCGCACGCCACGGCAGCCGAAATCGCCGCCAACCCACCGCTGACCGTGCACGGCATCAAGGATGTCCTGGACCAGCAACGCATTTCCGCGGTGTCGGAAAGCCTGCGCTACGTCGCCGCCTGGAACGCGGCGTTCCTGCCGTCCAAGGACCTGACCGAGGGGATCTCGGCGACGTTCGCCAAGCGCCCACCGCAGTTCACCGGCGAATAA
- the lipE gene encoding lipase LipE, with translation MATTSTPDGRIRVPADLDAVTAIGTEDHSEIDPAAVDRIWQAARHWYQAGMHPAIQVCLRRNGKVILNRAIGHGWGNAPTDAPDAEKVPVTPDTAFCAYSSAKAITSTVVHMLVERGAFSLDDRVCEYIPTFISHGKDCITIRHVMTHSAGVPFPPGRRPDVTRADDHDYALQKLGELRPIYRPGLVHIYHALTWGPLMRELIWRATGKEIREILATEILDPLGFRWTNFGVSKQDLPLVAPSHATGRTLPPVIAQIFRKAIGGTIHEVIPLTNEPLFLRTIIPSSNTVSTANELSRFMEILRRGGELDGVRVMSPETLRGAVKEARRLRPDFATGLVPLRWGTGYMLGSNRFGPFGRNAPAAFGHLGLVNIAVWADPQRELAAAVISSGKPGRDPEAGRYGALMNTITATIPPV, from the coding sequence GTGGCAACAACCTCTACCCCAGACGGCAGAATTCGCGTCCCGGCCGACCTCGACGCCGTCACGGCGATCGGCACCGAAGACCACTCCGAGATCGACCCAGCGGCCGTCGACCGCATCTGGCAGGCCGCCCGGCACTGGTACCAGGCGGGCATGCACCCGGCGATCCAGGTATGCCTGCGCCGGAACGGGAAAGTCATCCTCAACCGCGCGATCGGGCACGGCTGGGGCAACGCCCCAACCGATGCGCCAGATGCCGAGAAGGTTCCCGTCACCCCCGACACCGCGTTCTGCGCCTACTCCTCGGCCAAGGCCATCACCTCGACCGTCGTGCACATGCTGGTGGAGCGCGGCGCCTTCTCCCTCGACGACCGCGTCTGCGAGTACATCCCCACCTTCATCAGTCACGGCAAGGACTGCATCACCATCCGGCACGTGATGACGCACAGCGCCGGCGTGCCGTTCCCGCCCGGGCGGCGGCCCGACGTCACCCGCGCCGACGACCACGACTACGCCCTGCAGAAGCTCGGCGAACTGCGACCCATCTACCGACCGGGCCTGGTGCACATCTACCACGCGCTGACCTGGGGGCCGTTGATGCGCGAGCTGATCTGGCGGGCCACCGGCAAGGAGATCCGCGAGATCCTGGCCACCGAAATCCTGGACCCGCTGGGCTTCCGCTGGACCAACTTCGGCGTCTCCAAACAGGACCTGCCGCTGGTCGCGCCCAGCCACGCCACCGGACGCACGCTGCCGCCGGTGATCGCACAGATCTTCCGCAAGGCCATCGGCGGAACCATTCACGAGGTGATCCCGCTCACCAACGAGCCGCTGTTCCTGCGCACCATCATCCCGTCGTCCAACACGGTGTCGACGGCCAACGAGTTGTCGCGCTTCATGGAGATCCTGCGCCGCGGCGGCGAGTTGGACGGAGTCCGGGTGATGAGCCCGGAAACGCTGCGCGGGGCGGTGAAGGAAGCCCGACGGTTGCGGCCCGACTTCGCCACCGGCCTGGTGCCGTTGCGCTGGGGTACCGGATACATGCTCGGGTCCAACAGGTTCGGCCCGTTCGGTCGCAACGCGCCCGCCGCGTTCGGTCACCTGGGGCTGGTCAACATCGCGGTGTGGGCCGACCCGCAGCGCGAACTGGCCGCGGCCGTGATCAGCAGCGGCAAGCCGGGCCGGGACCCCGAGGCCGGCCGTTACGGCGCGCTGATGAACACCATCACCGCGACGATCCCGCCGGTTTGA
- a CDS encoding GGDEF domain-containing protein, which yields MRSIGVWWRQPDHYDWLSEYLAARGLQPFVRYLLVAILTTLAVATLLMLVSPSGPQTQVARGIAVAVVLCLVAMALVWLLSWPTPIQSKMFSIAGAAGIALICVIERDPRSGMLGCAAFGGLAGYVAFFHSARLLVATLATGLGTAAVCAARIAVAGDASMAAAKLLVLSAGILAVPVCGQVLVHWLSVDALKSSTDPLTGLRNRRGFYRSASKLVASDGPTVCLSVAMVDLDNFKRFNDTHGHATGDRMLVAVADTLRKIGGAQTVIARVGGEEFLVAETTAGKDVLRTAEAIRAAIAATSWGVTASLGVSSVQLPSQDKSGRQVIERLVEAADTAMYVAKRAGGNQVRHAVLPVPLHR from the coding sequence ATGCGGTCGATCGGCGTGTGGTGGCGGCAACCCGATCACTATGACTGGCTGTCGGAGTACCTGGCAGCGCGTGGACTGCAACCCTTCGTCCGCTACCTGCTGGTCGCCATTCTGACGACACTGGCCGTCGCGACATTGCTGATGTTGGTCAGCCCGTCGGGTCCGCAAACCCAGGTAGCGCGCGGCATCGCCGTGGCGGTCGTCTTGTGCCTGGTGGCGATGGCGCTGGTATGGCTGTTGAGTTGGCCGACGCCGATCCAATCGAAGATGTTCTCGATCGCCGGCGCGGCCGGTATCGCGTTGATTTGCGTGATCGAGCGCGATCCGCGCTCGGGAATGCTGGGCTGTGCCGCCTTCGGCGGCCTGGCCGGGTACGTCGCGTTCTTCCACTCCGCCCGTCTGCTGGTCGCCACGTTGGCGACCGGGTTGGGCACCGCGGCGGTGTGCGCCGCCCGGATCGCCGTGGCCGGAGATGCTTCGATGGCGGCGGCGAAGCTGTTGGTGCTCAGTGCCGGAATCCTGGCGGTGCCCGTGTGTGGGCAAGTGCTCGTGCATTGGTTGTCCGTTGACGCGTTGAAGTCCTCGACCGACCCGCTGACCGGGTTGCGCAACCGGCGGGGCTTCTATCGGTCGGCGTCAAAACTGGTCGCCTCGGACGGCCCCACGGTGTGTCTGAGCGTTGCGATGGTCGATCTCGACAACTTCAAGCGCTTCAACGACACTCACGGTCACGCCACCGGGGACCGCATGCTGGTGGCCGTCGCCGACACCCTGCGAAAAATCGGCGGCGCCCAGACGGTGATCGCCCGCGTCGGCGGTGAGGAATTCCTCGTGGCAGAGACCACTGCCGGCAAGGACGTACTGCGCACCGCCGAGGCGATACGAGCGGCGATAGCCGCCACCTCATGGGGCGTGACGGCCAGCCTCGGTGTCAGCAGCGTCCAGTTGCCGTCGCAAGACAAGTCGGGCCGGCAGGTCATCGAGCGCCTCGTCGAGGCCGCTGACACCGCGATGTACGTGGCCAAACGCGCCGGCGGCAACCAGGTTCGTCATGCCGTCTTGCCGGTGCCGCTGCACCGCTGA
- a CDS encoding NAD(P)H-quinone oxidoreductase has protein sequence MRAIVAESADHLLWQEVPDVSAGPDEVLIKVVAAGVNRADVLQAAGMYPPPPGASETIGMEVSGVVADVGPEVTNYSAGQEVCALLAGGGYAEYVAVPAGQVLPVPESVDLVDAAGLPEVACTVWSNLVMTAHLSAGQLLLMHGGASGIGTHAIQVARALDARVAVTAGSAEKLEFCRQLGAQITINYRDEDFVARLREETDGADVIFDIMGASYLDRNLDALATDGQLVIIGMQGGIKGELNLGKLLPKRARVIGTTLRARPVSGPNSKSAIAQEVTASVWPMIAAGKVRPIIGARMPIQEAGAAHQLMTSGDLVGKIVLTV, from the coding sequence ATGCGCGCCATCGTCGCCGAATCAGCCGATCACCTGCTCTGGCAAGAAGTTCCCGACGTCTCCGCCGGACCCGACGAAGTGCTCATCAAAGTCGTGGCCGCCGGCGTCAATCGCGCCGACGTACTGCAGGCCGCCGGCATGTACCCGCCCCCGCCGGGCGCCAGTGAGACCATCGGCATGGAGGTGTCCGGTGTCGTCGCCGACGTCGGGCCTGAAGTGACGAATTACTCTGCGGGACAGGAGGTTTGCGCGCTGCTGGCCGGCGGTGGATACGCCGAGTACGTCGCCGTCCCAGCCGGCCAGGTGCTTCCGGTCCCGGAATCCGTCGACCTCGTCGACGCCGCCGGGCTACCGGAAGTGGCGTGCACGGTGTGGTCCAACCTGGTGATGACCGCGCATTTGAGTGCCGGGCAACTGCTGCTCATGCACGGCGGAGCTAGCGGCATCGGCACCCATGCCATCCAGGTGGCCCGCGCCCTGGACGCGCGCGTTGCCGTCACCGCGGGATCGGCGGAGAAGCTGGAATTCTGCCGACAACTCGGCGCGCAGATCACCATCAACTATCGCGACGAAGACTTCGTCGCCCGCCTCAGGGAAGAGACCGACGGGGCCGACGTCATCTTCGACATCATGGGCGCCTCCTATCTCGACCGCAATCTCGACGCGCTGGCCACCGACGGGCAGTTGGTGATCATCGGCATGCAGGGCGGGATCAAGGGTGAGCTGAACCTGGGCAAGCTGCTGCCCAAACGGGCGCGGGTCATCGGCACCACGCTGCGCGCGCGCCCGGTCAGCGGACCCAACAGCAAAAGCGCCATCGCTCAGGAGGTGACGGCCTCGGTCTGGCCGATGATCGCGGCCGGTAAGGTCCGGCCGATCATCGGTGCGCGGATGCCCATCCAAGAAGCCGGCGCAGCGCACCAACTGATGACGTCGGGGGACCTCGTCGGGAAGATCGTGCTGACGGTCTAG
- a CDS encoding cysteine desulfurase-like protein: MAYDVARVRGLHPSLGDGWVHFDAPAGMLIPDSVATTVSTAFRRSSASTTGAHPSARRSAAVLNAAREAVADLVNADPSGVVLGADRALLLSALAEASSSRAGLGYEVIVSRLDDEANIAPWLRAAHRYGAKVKWAEVDIETGELPTWQWESLIGKATRLVAVTSASGTLGAVTDLRAMTKLVHDVGGLVVVDHSAAAPYRLIDIKETDADVVAVNAVGWGGPPIGAMVFRDPSLINSFSSVSTNPYATGPARLELGVHQYGLLAGVVASIEYLASLDEAARGTRRERLSVSMHSAGSYLNRVFDYLMVSLRSLPLVILLGRPEARIPVVSFAVHEVPAERVVQRLADNGILAVANASSRVLDVLGVNDIGGAVTVGLAHYSTMAEVDQLVRALASLG; the protein is encoded by the coding sequence ATGGCTTACGACGTCGCCCGGGTGCGTGGGTTGCACCCTTCCCTGGGTGACGGGTGGGTGCACTTCGATGCGCCGGCGGGCATGTTGATTCCCGACTCGGTCGCCACCACGGTGTCGACGGCGTTTCGCCGCTCCAGCGCCAGCACGACGGGGGCGCACCCGTCGGCCCGGCGCAGCGCCGCGGTGCTCAACGCGGCGCGCGAGGCGGTCGCCGACCTCGTCAACGCCGACCCCAGCGGTGTGGTGCTCGGCGCCGACCGCGCGCTGCTGCTCTCCGCGCTCGCCGAGGCGTCTTCGTCCCGCGCGGGGCTGGGGTACGAGGTGATCGTCAGCCGCCTCGACGACGAGGCGAACATCGCGCCGTGGCTGCGGGCGGCCCACCGCTACGGCGCCAAGGTGAAGTGGGCCGAGGTCGACATCGAGACCGGTGAGCTGCCGACCTGGCAGTGGGAGAGCTTGATCGGCAAGGCGACGCGCCTGGTAGCCGTGACGTCGGCGTCCGGAACCTTGGGTGCGGTCACCGACCTGCGCGCGATGACCAAGCTGGTGCACGACGTGGGCGGCCTGGTGGTGGTGGACCACTCCGCCGCCGCGCCCTACCGGCTGATCGACATCAAGGAGACCGACGCCGACGTGGTAGCGGTCAACGCGGTCGGGTGGGGCGGCCCGCCCATCGGCGCCATGGTGTTCCGCGATCCGTCCCTGATCAACTCGTTCTCCTCGGTATCCACCAACCCGTATGCCACCGGGCCGGCCCGCCTGGAGTTGGGGGTGCACCAGTACGGTCTGCTGGCCGGCGTGGTCGCCAGCATCGAATACCTGGCGTCGCTGGACGAGGCGGCCCGCGGCACCCGGCGCGAGCGGCTGTCGGTGTCGATGCACAGCGCCGGCTCCTATCTGAACCGGGTGTTCGACTACCTGATGGTCTCCTTGCGGTCGCTGCCGCTGGTGATACTGCTCGGCCGGCCCGAGGCGCGGATACCGGTGGTCAGCTTCGCCGTCCACGAGGTGCCCGCCGAACGGGTGGTGCAGCGGCTGGCCGACAACGGCATCCTGGCCGTCGCCAACGCCAGTTCCCGGGTGCTGGATGTGTTGGGAGTCAACGACATTGGCGGCGCGGTCACGGTAGGGCTGGCGCACTACTCGACGATGGCCGAGGTGGACCAGTTGGTCCGCGCGCTGGCGTCGTTGGGCTGA
- a CDS encoding DUF6541 family protein: protein MTLWIGTLIALILLIAPGAMIARIAQLNWPIAIAVGPPLTYGVVALAIIPYGALGIPWNGWTALAALAVTCAIATALQLVLSRFRDTDAEARAVARGPALAVAAGVLLGTLLIGWAAYRGITHWQSIPSTWDAVWHANTVRWILDTGQASSTHMGELRNVETHALLYYPSVFHALTAVFCQLTGAAATTGYTLNSVAAAIWLFPVSAAVLVWRTLRSHTTQWRTAGAAATAAALSASFTAVPYVEFDTAAMPNLAAYGVAVPTMALIASTLRHRDRIPVAVLALVGVFSVHITGGMVVVLLLGGWWLLEVLWHPVRTRLADVVTLAGVAVAAGLIMLPQFLSVKQQEDIIAGHSFLTYLSKRRGLFDAVFQHSRHLNDFPVQYGLTALAVIGGVMLLVKKIWWPLAVWLLLIAMNVDAGTPLGGPIGVVVGGLNEFFYKDPRRIAAATTLLLTAGAGLGLFAVVALAVGVTKRLTHRVRPVRNPVWAAATAALLVLGCVVSSWHYFPRHRFLFGDKYDSVMIDQRDLDAMAYLAKLPGAHDTLIGNGNTDGTAWMYAVAGLHPLWTHYDYPVQMGPGYHRFIFWAYARRGTSDPRVVESIKALNIRYVLVSSPIVRGFVIPDGLVSLDKSPDWMMIYDNGGARIYEWRGNTAATHP from the coding sequence GTGACCTTGTGGATCGGAACGCTGATCGCACTGATTTTGCTGATCGCACCGGGAGCGATGATCGCGCGGATCGCGCAGTTGAACTGGCCAATCGCCATCGCGGTCGGCCCGCCGCTGACGTACGGCGTAGTGGCACTGGCGATCATCCCCTACGGCGCGCTGGGCATTCCGTGGAACGGGTGGACCGCGCTGGCCGCGCTGGCCGTCACATGCGCCATAGCAACGGCTTTGCAGCTGGTGCTGAGCCGCTTCCGTGACACCGACGCCGAAGCGCGGGCCGTCGCCCGTGGTCCGGCGCTCGCCGTGGCGGCCGGCGTGCTGCTGGGCACCCTGCTGATCGGGTGGGCGGCCTACCGCGGCATCACGCATTGGCAGTCAATTCCCAGCACGTGGGACGCCGTGTGGCACGCCAACACCGTGCGGTGGATCCTGGACACCGGCCAGGCGTCGTCGACGCACATGGGCGAGCTGCGCAACGTCGAAACCCACGCCTTGCTGTACTACCCCTCGGTGTTCCACGCGCTGACGGCGGTGTTCTGTCAGCTCACCGGCGCCGCGGCCACCACCGGTTACACGCTGAACTCGGTGGCGGCGGCGATCTGGCTCTTCCCGGTCAGCGCGGCGGTCCTGGTTTGGCGCACGCTGCGTTCCCACACCACGCAATGGCGCACGGCCGGGGCGGCGGCCACCGCGGCCGCTCTGTCGGCGTCGTTCACCGCCGTGCCCTACGTCGAGTTCGACACCGCGGCCATGCCGAACCTGGCGGCCTACGGGGTCGCCGTGCCGACGATGGCGCTGATCGCCTCCACCTTGCGGCACCGCGACCGAATCCCGGTCGCGGTGCTGGCGTTGGTGGGTGTGTTCTCGGTGCACATCACCGGCGGCATGGTGGTGGTGCTGCTGCTGGGCGGGTGGTGGCTGCTGGAAGTGCTGTGGCATCCGGTCCGCACCCGGCTTGCCGACGTGGTGACGCTGGCGGGGGTGGCGGTGGCGGCCGGACTGATCATGCTGCCGCAGTTCCTCAGCGTGAAGCAGCAGGAAGACATCATCGCCGGGCACTCCTTCCTCACCTATCTGAGCAAGCGGCGCGGGCTGTTCGACGCCGTCTTCCAGCACTCGCGGCACCTCAACGACTTCCCGGTGCAGTACGGGCTGACCGCGCTGGCCGTCATCGGCGGCGTGATGCTGCTGGTCAAGAAGATCTGGTGGCCGCTGGCAGTGTGGCTGCTGCTGATCGCGATGAACGTCGACGCCGGCACCCCACTGGGCGGCCCGATCGGCGTGGTGGTCGGCGGCCTCAACGAGTTCTTCTACAAAGACCCCCGCCGCATCGCGGCGGCCACCACGCTGCTGCTGACCGCCGGGGCGGGTCTGGGGCTGTTCGCCGTGGTCGCGCTGGCGGTCGGGGTGACAAAGCGACTGACCCACCGAGTGCGGCCGGTGCGCAATCCGGTGTGGGCCGCGGCCACCGCGGCGCTGCTGGTGCTCGGTTGCGTGGTCAGCTCGTGGCACTACTTCCCGCGGCACCGGTTCTTGTTCGGCGACAAATACGACTCGGTGATGATCGACCAGCGCGACCTGGACGCCATGGCTTATCTGGCCAAGCTGCCCGGCGCCCACGACACGCTGATCGGCAACGGCAACACCGACGGCACCGCCTGGATGTACGCCGTGGCCGGGCTGCACCCGCTGTGGACGCACTACGACTACCCGGTGCAGATGGGGCCCGGCTACCACCGCTTCATCTTCTGGGCGTATGCCCGCCGGGGCACCAGCGACCCGCGGGTGGTCGAGTCGATCAAGGCGCTCAACATCCGATACGTGTTGGTGAGCAGCCCGATCGTGCGCGGGTTCGTGATACCCGACGGACTAGTCTCTCTAGATAAATCGCCGGACTGGATGATGATTTACGACAACGGCGGGGCGCGTATCTACGAATGGCGCGGGAACACCGCAGCGACGCACCCATAG
- a CDS encoding bacterial proteasome activator family protein: MTSGKDDGPDDGIEVIGGLDPRRIVAQDDDDNDERSLTDLVEQPAKVMRIGTMIKQLLEEVRAAPLDEASRTRLRDIHQTSIRELEEGLAPELREELDRLTLPFNEESAPSDAELRIAQAQLVGWLEGLFHGIQTALFAQQMAARAQLEQMRQGALPPGIGRPGQHGTGQYL, from the coding sequence TTGACTTCCGGCAAGGACGACGGCCCTGACGACGGCATCGAGGTAATCGGCGGCCTCGATCCGCGGCGCATCGTCGCCCAGGACGACGACGACAACGACGAACGCTCGCTGACCGACCTGGTGGAACAACCCGCCAAGGTGATGCGCATCGGCACCATGATCAAGCAGCTGCTCGAGGAAGTCCGCGCCGCACCGCTGGACGAAGCCAGCCGCACCCGGCTGCGCGACATCCACCAGACCAGCATCCGGGAACTCGAAGAAGGCTTGGCGCCGGAGCTGCGCGAAGAGCTGGACCGGCTGACCCTGCCGTTCAACGAAGAGTCCGCCCCGTCGGACGCCGAGCTGCGCATCGCCCAGGCGCAGCTGGTCGGCTGGTTGGAGGGCCTGTTCCACGGCATCCAGACCGCCCTGTTCGCACAGCAGATGGCCGCCCGCGCGCAGCTCGAGCAGATGCGACAGGGCGCCCTGCCGCCGGGAATTGGCAGGCCGGGCCAGCACGGCACCGGACAGTACCTGTAA
- a CDS encoding ABC transporter ATP-binding protein encodes MSGPHIETRDAWVEFPIFDAKSRSLKKAFLGKAGGTIGRNDSNVVVIEALRDITMSLHLGDRVGLVGHNGAGKSTLLRLLSGIYEPTRGWAKVTGRVAPVFDLGVGMDPEISGYENIVIRGLFLGQTRKQMLAKVDEIAEFTELGDYLSMPLRTYSTGMRVRLAMGVVTSIDPEILLLDEGIGAVDADFLKKAQSRLQSLVERSGILVFASHSNEFLARLCNTAMWIDHGGIRLTGGIEDVVRAYEGEDAARHVREVLAETRTVDNTEKPMAQQASVDE; translated from the coding sequence GTGTCCGGCCCGCACATCGAGACACGCGACGCCTGGGTCGAATTCCCCATATTCGACGCCAAATCGCGATCGCTGAAGAAGGCTTTTCTGGGCAAAGCGGGCGGCACCATCGGGCGCAACGACTCCAACGTCGTGGTCATCGAGGCCCTGCGGGACATCACCATGTCGTTGCACCTCGGCGACCGGGTGGGTTTGGTCGGGCACAACGGAGCCGGGAAATCGACGCTGCTGCGGCTGCTTTCGGGCATCTACGAGCCGACCCGCGGCTGGGCCAAGGTCACCGGCCGGGTGGCTCCCGTCTTCGATCTCGGCGTCGGTATGGACCCGGAGATCTCGGGCTACGAGAATATCGTCATCCGCGGTTTGTTCCTCGGGCAGACCCGCAAGCAGATGCTCGCCAAGGTCGACGAGATCGCCGAATTCACCGAGCTGGGTGACTACCTGTCCATGCCGCTGCGCACCTATTCCACCGGTATGCGGGTGCGCCTGGCGATGGGGGTGGTGACCAGCATCGACCCGGAGATCCTGTTGCTCGACGAGGGCATCGGCGCGGTGGACGCGGACTTCCTGAAAAAGGCGCAGTCTCGGTTGCAGAGTCTGGTCGAACGTTCCGGAATCCTGGTCTTTGCAAGCCATTCCAACGAATTTCTGGCGCGGCTGTGCAATACCGCGATGTGGATCGACCACGGCGGGATCCGGCTCACCGGCGGCATCGAGGACGTGGTGCGCGCCTACGAGGGCGAGGACGCCGCCCGCCACGTGCGCGAGGTGCTGGCCGAGACCCGAACCGTCGACAACACCGAAAAACCAATGGCGCAACAAGCATCCGTGGATGAGTGA
- a CDS encoding glycosyltransferase, which yields MSETVVAVVVTHRRPEELARSLRLLTTQTRVPDQLIVIDNDDSGHSRIQDLVEAQGIPSVYLNSRRNLGGAGGFALGMLLALAHGADWVWLADDDGHAQDPDVLATLLACAHKHGLAEVSPMVCNIDDPERLAFPLRRGLVWRRRVSELRTEANADLLPGIASLFNGALFRAATLEAIGVPDLRLFIRGDEVEMHRRLVRSGLPFGTCLNAVYLHPCGSDEFKPILGGRMHTQYPDDFTKRFFTYRNRGYVLAQPGLRKLLAQEWVRFGWFFLVTRRDPKGLAEWIRLRRMGRREQFSRPEGAR from the coding sequence ATGAGTGAGACCGTCGTCGCCGTGGTGGTCACCCACCGGCGCCCCGAGGAACTCGCCCGTTCGCTGCGACTGCTGACCACCCAGACCCGCGTCCCGGACCAGCTCATCGTCATCGACAACGACGATTCCGGGCACAGCCGCATCCAGGATCTGGTTGAGGCGCAAGGCATTCCGTCTGTCTACCTCAACTCTCGCCGGAACCTCGGCGGCGCAGGCGGTTTCGCGCTCGGCATGTTGCTCGCGCTGGCGCACGGCGCCGACTGGGTGTGGCTGGCCGACGACGACGGCCACGCCCAGGACCCCGATGTGCTGGCGACGTTGCTGGCGTGCGCGCACAAGCACGGCCTGGCTGAGGTGTCGCCGATGGTGTGCAACATCGACGACCCGGAGCGGCTCGCGTTCCCGCTGCGGCGCGGGTTGGTGTGGCGCAGGCGGGTCAGCGAATTGCGCACCGAGGCGAACGCAGACCTGCTGCCCGGGATCGCGTCGCTGTTCAACGGTGCGTTGTTCCGGGCTGCCACGCTGGAAGCGATCGGCGTGCCCGATCTGCGGTTGTTCATCCGCGGCGACGAGGTGGAAATGCACCGGCGACTAGTCCGATCCGGGCTACCGTTCGGCACCTGCCTGAACGCGGTGTACCTGCACCCGTGCGGATCCGACGAGTTCAAGCCGATCCTCGGCGGGCGCATGCACACTCAGTACCCCGACGACTTCACCAAGCGGTTCTTCACCTACCGCAACCGTGGCTACGTGCTGGCCCAACCCGGTCTGCGCAAGCTGCTGGCGCAGGAATGGGTGCGGTTCGGCTGGTTCTTCCTGGTGACGCGCCGTGATCCCAAGGGTCTGGCCGAGTGGATCCGGTTGCGCCGCATGGGACGCCGTGAACAGTTCAGCCGACCCGAAGGAGCGCGATGA